One Phoenix dactylifera cultivar Barhee BC4 chromosome 14, palm_55x_up_171113_PBpolish2nd_filt_p, whole genome shotgun sequence DNA window includes the following coding sequences:
- the LOC103705892 gene encoding ubiquitin-like domain-containing protein CIP73 isoform X1 translates to MADETLNEGTSSSQPTGESSESTIEINIKTLDSQIYTFRVNKDMSVPMLKEKVANAIGIPVEQQRLIFRGKVLKDNHLLSEYHLEDGHTLHLVVRQPVQAQPASGAASEDSARNSGNQGSDPTGNAPRNRAGQVSHSVVLGSVNISDQGEGMITDISRLIGAVLHSLGGGILSPAAGGAGNNSSAAVPPGPDTEGTQNTSSRSQPGNPVQPGFTVLNHPFQIPQFSPAGAFLRQRVIPDSLTTLSDFISRMELVLQNSGSQSSAPTNARDLPRSDDPSLNLRGLPTPEMLCSVVEQAQQLLRGSASSALSQFAANLERGRTSTDPLVRSQIQTEAMHVGTSMQHLGSMLLELGRTMMMLRMGQSPAESFVNAGPAVYISSTGPNPIMVQPFPQQMSSFLGVSPPPSVGGVSGPFGVGDPSRNINIHIHAGTSVAPGVSSAGTMASSEGINGGRQGVEQASQNVNGSGDSASVRGLPARTVVAAIPARSSAETAGHVLSVIYPVHMRSQASVSIPSASSQGSHPSMSGGTQPNAAIVIPRPSPESASIPAAVAQVNARVATASGQGSSSPSLQSTDTRDSQPISSGAQPITASSFSQTSSETDTIARLVTRIGTQIANALSGSAQGNNSSSLSMQQINATSATEGPQLGESVASSANIGDANESCPANSVHDTGDCDNSGSVESQVPDIGMTKGEGKQLQQEGHDLPDIAGPSGSFAIQKPSTSNSAGDLTICQPSDTPSSKSVDKSSEKNSESSATIHASRSSQDGESGRPAPLGLGLGGLQPKRRTRPAKPTKKDGISRDTPSADQNQQSVARGQQVLRSLVSQGSDTIGVNANGSSGPLSSVLGQVMNSMPLGEQGARQQVDAGDMMSHVLQSPAFGSLLTGVAERSGVGSPGDLRNMLEMCTQNPVIRNTMNDIVQQVDGQDQDLGGMLSGLGRGQGGIDFSRMIQQMLPAVSQVLGRGSTLSNPANGVRSEPQCNDGRTIGDDTLDSRNSQIDLCQARGRIEQHDSAENIFHAVLESAGNLFDGENNYEALVEELGNNVEFSKEYMEMLRRNIRQRLETESRPES, encoded by the exons ATGTCAGTGCCGATGttaaaggagaaggtagcaAATGCGATTGGCATTCCTGTGGAGCAGCAGCGGCTGATATTTAGGGGAAAAGTTTTGAAGGATAATCATCTCCTCTCTGAATACC ATCTGGAAGATGGACATACACTGCATTTGGTTGTCAGGCAGCCAGTCCAGGCACAACCTGCTTCTGGGGCAGCGTCTGAGGATAGTGCTCGCAATAGCGGAAACCAAg GAAGTGATCCTACTGGCAATGCACCTCGTAACAGGGCTGGACAAGTTTCGCACAGTGTTGTTCTTGGGAGTGTCAATATTTCTGACCAAGGGGAAGGGATGATTACTGATATTAGCCGG CTTATTGGGGCAGTTCTGCATTCTTTGGGAGGGGGGATCCTGTCTCCTGCTGCTGGAGGAGCTGGCAACAACTCATCTGCTGCT GTCCCTCCAGGTCCTGATACAGAAGGAACGCAAAATACTAGCAGCAGAAGCCAGCCTGGCAACCCAGTACAACCAGGATTTACAGTTCTCAATCATCCATTTCAAATACCTCAATTTTCACCAGCAGGGGCATTCTTACGACAAAGG GTTATTCCTGATTCGTTGACAACCCTCTCGGATTTCATAAGCCGCATGGAACTAGTATTGCAAAACAGTG GTTCTCAGTCATCCGCACCTACCAATGCTCGTGATCTGCCGAGATCTGATGATCCATCTTTGAACTTACGAGGATTGCCAACTCCTGAGATGTTGTGTTCGGTTGTGGAGCAAGCACAGCAACTTCTTAGAGGCAGTGCATCAAGTGCACTTTCT CAATTTGCGGCAAATCTGGAAAGAGGGAGGACTTCTACTGATCCATTAGTGCGGAGTCAGATTCAGACTGAAGCAATGCATGTAGGAACATCAATGCAGCATTTAGGTTCTATGCTTTTGGAGCTTGGTCGTACCATGATGATGCTTCGTATGGGCCAATCCCCG GCCGAGTCTTTTGTTAATGCTGGACCAGCAGTATATATATCTTCAACTGGACCAAATCCTATAATGGTTCAG CCTTTTCCTCAACAAATGAGCTCGTTTCTAGGGGTTTCCCCACCCCCTTCAGTTGGTGGAGTTTCAGGTCCATTTGGTGTTGGAGATCCTTCCAGAAACATCAACATCCATATTCATGCTG GGACTTCTGTTGCGCCTGGTGTATCATCTGCTGGTACCATGGCAAGTTCCGAAGGCATTAATGGAGGACGCCAAGGTGTGGAACAAGCAAGCCAAAATGTGAATGGTTCAGGTGATTCAGCTTCAGTGCGAGGATTGCCAGCAAGAACAGTTGTTGCTGCTATTCCAGCACGTTCTTCTGCTGAGACTGCGGGCCACGTCCTCAGTGTTATTTATCCTGTTCATATGAGGTCTCAGGCATCAGTCTCTATCCCTTCAGCCTCCTCTCAAGGTTCACATCCATCCATGAGTGGTGGAACACAACCCAATGCGGCAATTGTTATTCCCCGACCTTCTCCAGAATCTGCTAGTATTCCTGCTGCTGTAGCACAGGTAAATGCACGTGTTGCCACTGCATCTGGTCAGGGCTCCTCATCTCCAAGTTTGCAATCTACTGATACTCGAGATTCTCAACCAATTAGTAGTGGAGCACAACCTATTACAGCTAGTTCATTTTCACAGACTTCTTCAGAAACAGATACCATTGCTAGGCTTGTTACACGGATAGGTACACAGATAGCCAATGCACTTTCTGGCAGTGCTCAAGGAAACAACTCATCATCTTTGAGCATGCAACAGATTAACGCAACATCTGCAACGGAAGGACCTCAACTAGGTGAATCAG TTGCTTCGTCAGCAAACATAGGTGATGCTAACGAGAGTTGCCCGGCTAATAGTGTTCATGATACTGGAGATTGTGACAATAGTGGTTCTGTTGAATCACAAGTTCCTGATATTGGCATGACAAAAGGTGAAGGGAAGCAG CTCCAACAAGAAGGCCACGATCTTCCTGACATTGCGGGACCTAGTGGAAGCTTCGCCATCCAGAAACCATCAACTAGTAATAGTGCAGGAGACCTCACAATCTGCCAACCTAGCGATACTCCATCAAGTAAATCAGTGGATAAATCTTCAGAGAAAAATTCAGAGTCTTCTGCAACTATCCATGCTTCAAGGTCAAGTCAGGATGGTGAGAGTGGTAGGCCTGCTCCCTTGGGTCTAGGGCTTGGAGGCTTGCAACCTAAG AGGCGAACTAGGCCAGCAAAGCCTACAAAGAAAGATGGAATATCCCGTGACACACCTTCAGCTGATCAGAATCAGCAATCTGTTGCCAGGGGCCAACAGGTTTTGCGTTCTCTTGTTTCTCAGGGCTCTGATACAATCGGAGTAAATGCAAATGGCTCCTCTGGTCCATTGTCCAGTGTCCTTGGTCAGGTGATGAATAGCATGCCTTTGGGAGAGCAAGGTGCTAGGCAGCAAGTTGATGCTGGCGACATGATGTCTCATGTCCTTCAGAGCCCTGCTTTTGGCAGTCTCCTGACAGGTGTAGCTGAACGTTCAGGGGTTGGTTCCCCTGGTGATTTGAGAAACATGTTGGAGATGTGTACTCAGAACCCTGTGATTAGAAATACGATGAATGACATTGTACAACAGGTAGATGGACAAGACCAAGATCTTGGAGGCATGCTTTCAGGGCTGGGGAGGGGCCAAGGTGGTATTGACTTTTCAAGAATGATTCAACAAATGTTGCCTGCTGTATCACAAGTTCTTGGTAGGGGGTCAACACTCTCTAACCCTGCTAATGGTGTGCGATCTGAACCTCAGTGTAATGATGGTAGGACTATTGGAGATGATACGTTGGACAGCAGAAATTCTCAG ATTGATCTCTGTCAAGCCCGTGGAAGAATTGAACAACATGATTCTGCTGAAAATATCTTCCATGCTGTGCTTGAAAGTGCGGGCAATCTGTTTGATGGAGAGAACAATTATGAAGCCCTTGTTGAAGAACTTGGCAATAATGTGGAGTTCAGCAAG gaGTACATGGAGATGTTGCGCCGTAACATCCGTCAGAGGCTAGAAACAGAGTCCAGACCAGAGTCTTGA
- the LOC103705892 gene encoding ubiquitin-like domain-containing protein CIP73 isoform X5, with protein sequence MADETLNEGTSSSQPTGESSESTIEINIKTLDSQIYTFRVNKDMSVPMLKEKVANAIGIPVEQQRLIFRGKVLKDNHLLSEYHLEDGHTLHLVVRQPVQAQPASGAASEDSARNSGNQGSDPTGNAPRNRAGQVSHSVVLGSVNISDQGEGMITDISRLIGAVLHSLGGGILSPAAGGAGNNSSAAVPPGPDTEGTQNTSSRSQPGNPVQPGFTVLNHPFQIPQFSPAGAFLRQRVIPDSLTTLSDFISRMELVLQNSGSQSSAPTNARDLPRSDDPSLNLRGLPTPEMLCSVVEQAQQLLRGSASSALSQFAANLERGRTSTDPLVRSQIQTEAMHVGTSMQHLGSMLLELGRTMMMLRMGQSPAESFVNAGPAVYISSTGPNPIMVQPFPQQMSSFLGVSPPPSVGGVSGPFGVGDPSRNINIHIHAGTSVAPGVSSAGTMASSEGINGGRQGVEQASQNVNGSGDSASVRGLPARTVVAAIPARSSAETAGHVLSVIYPVHMRSQASVSIPSASSQGSHPSMSGGTQPNAAIVIPRPSPESASIPAAVAQTSSETDTIARLVTRIGTQIANALSGSAQGNNSSSLSMQQINATSATEGPQLGESANIGDANESCPANSVHDTGDCDNSGSVESQVPDIGMTKGEGKQLQQEGHDLPDIAGPSGSFAIQKPSTSNSAGDLTICQPSDTPSSKSVDKSSEKNSESSATIHASRSSQDGESGRPAPLGLGLGGLQPKRRTRPAKPTKKDGISRDTPSADQNQQSVARGQQVLRSLVSQGSDTIGVNANGSSGPLSSVLGQVMNSMPLGEQGARQQVDAGDMMSHVLQSPAFGSLLTGVAERSGVGSPGDLRNMLEMCTQNPVIRNTMNDIVQQVDGQDQDLGGMLSGLGRGQGGIDFSRMIQQMLPAVSQVLGRGSTLSNPANGVRSEPQCNDGRTIGDDTLDSRNSQIDLCQARGRIEQHDSAENIFHAVLESAGNLFDGENNYEALVEELGNNVEFSKEYMEMLRRNIRQRLETESRPES encoded by the exons ATGTCAGTGCCGATGttaaaggagaaggtagcaAATGCGATTGGCATTCCTGTGGAGCAGCAGCGGCTGATATTTAGGGGAAAAGTTTTGAAGGATAATCATCTCCTCTCTGAATACC ATCTGGAAGATGGACATACACTGCATTTGGTTGTCAGGCAGCCAGTCCAGGCACAACCTGCTTCTGGGGCAGCGTCTGAGGATAGTGCTCGCAATAGCGGAAACCAAg GAAGTGATCCTACTGGCAATGCACCTCGTAACAGGGCTGGACAAGTTTCGCACAGTGTTGTTCTTGGGAGTGTCAATATTTCTGACCAAGGGGAAGGGATGATTACTGATATTAGCCGG CTTATTGGGGCAGTTCTGCATTCTTTGGGAGGGGGGATCCTGTCTCCTGCTGCTGGAGGAGCTGGCAACAACTCATCTGCTGCT GTCCCTCCAGGTCCTGATACAGAAGGAACGCAAAATACTAGCAGCAGAAGCCAGCCTGGCAACCCAGTACAACCAGGATTTACAGTTCTCAATCATCCATTTCAAATACCTCAATTTTCACCAGCAGGGGCATTCTTACGACAAAGG GTTATTCCTGATTCGTTGACAACCCTCTCGGATTTCATAAGCCGCATGGAACTAGTATTGCAAAACAGTG GTTCTCAGTCATCCGCACCTACCAATGCTCGTGATCTGCCGAGATCTGATGATCCATCTTTGAACTTACGAGGATTGCCAACTCCTGAGATGTTGTGTTCGGTTGTGGAGCAAGCACAGCAACTTCTTAGAGGCAGTGCATCAAGTGCACTTTCT CAATTTGCGGCAAATCTGGAAAGAGGGAGGACTTCTACTGATCCATTAGTGCGGAGTCAGATTCAGACTGAAGCAATGCATGTAGGAACATCAATGCAGCATTTAGGTTCTATGCTTTTGGAGCTTGGTCGTACCATGATGATGCTTCGTATGGGCCAATCCCCG GCCGAGTCTTTTGTTAATGCTGGACCAGCAGTATATATATCTTCAACTGGACCAAATCCTATAATGGTTCAG CCTTTTCCTCAACAAATGAGCTCGTTTCTAGGGGTTTCCCCACCCCCTTCAGTTGGTGGAGTTTCAGGTCCATTTGGTGTTGGAGATCCTTCCAGAAACATCAACATCCATATTCATGCTG GGACTTCTGTTGCGCCTGGTGTATCATCTGCTGGTACCATGGCAAGTTCCGAAGGCATTAATGGAGGACGCCAAGGTGTGGAACAAGCAAGCCAAAATGTGAATGGTTCAGGTGATTCAGCTTCAGTGCGAGGATTGCCAGCAAGAACAGTTGTTGCTGCTATTCCAGCACGTTCTTCTGCTGAGACTGCGGGCCACGTCCTCAGTGTTATTTATCCTGTTCATATGAGGTCTCAGGCATCAGTCTCTATCCCTTCAGCCTCCTCTCAAGGTTCACATCCATCCATGAGTGGTGGAACACAACCCAATGCGGCAATTGTTATTCCCCGACCTTCTCCAGAATCTGCTAGTATTCCTGCTGCTGTAGCACAG ACTTCTTCAGAAACAGATACCATTGCTAGGCTTGTTACACGGATAGGTACACAGATAGCCAATGCACTTTCTGGCAGTGCTCAAGGAAACAACTCATCATCTTTGAGCATGCAACAGATTAACGCAACATCTGCAACGGAAGGACCTCAACTAGGTGAATCAG CAAACATAGGTGATGCTAACGAGAGTTGCCCGGCTAATAGTGTTCATGATACTGGAGATTGTGACAATAGTGGTTCTGTTGAATCACAAGTTCCTGATATTGGCATGACAAAAGGTGAAGGGAAGCAG CTCCAACAAGAAGGCCACGATCTTCCTGACATTGCGGGACCTAGTGGAAGCTTCGCCATCCAGAAACCATCAACTAGTAATAGTGCAGGAGACCTCACAATCTGCCAACCTAGCGATACTCCATCAAGTAAATCAGTGGATAAATCTTCAGAGAAAAATTCAGAGTCTTCTGCAACTATCCATGCTTCAAGGTCAAGTCAGGATGGTGAGAGTGGTAGGCCTGCTCCCTTGGGTCTAGGGCTTGGAGGCTTGCAACCTAAG AGGCGAACTAGGCCAGCAAAGCCTACAAAGAAAGATGGAATATCCCGTGACACACCTTCAGCTGATCAGAATCAGCAATCTGTTGCCAGGGGCCAACAGGTTTTGCGTTCTCTTGTTTCTCAGGGCTCTGATACAATCGGAGTAAATGCAAATGGCTCCTCTGGTCCATTGTCCAGTGTCCTTGGTCAGGTGATGAATAGCATGCCTTTGGGAGAGCAAGGTGCTAGGCAGCAAGTTGATGCTGGCGACATGATGTCTCATGTCCTTCAGAGCCCTGCTTTTGGCAGTCTCCTGACAGGTGTAGCTGAACGTTCAGGGGTTGGTTCCCCTGGTGATTTGAGAAACATGTTGGAGATGTGTACTCAGAACCCTGTGATTAGAAATACGATGAATGACATTGTACAACAGGTAGATGGACAAGACCAAGATCTTGGAGGCATGCTTTCAGGGCTGGGGAGGGGCCAAGGTGGTATTGACTTTTCAAGAATGATTCAACAAATGTTGCCTGCTGTATCACAAGTTCTTGGTAGGGGGTCAACACTCTCTAACCCTGCTAATGGTGTGCGATCTGAACCTCAGTGTAATGATGGTAGGACTATTGGAGATGATACGTTGGACAGCAGAAATTCTCAG ATTGATCTCTGTCAAGCCCGTGGAAGAATTGAACAACATGATTCTGCTGAAAATATCTTCCATGCTGTGCTTGAAAGTGCGGGCAATCTGTTTGATGGAGAGAACAATTATGAAGCCCTTGTTGAAGAACTTGGCAATAATGTGGAGTTCAGCAAG gaGTACATGGAGATGTTGCGCCGTAACATCCGTCAGAGGCTAGAAACAGAGTCCAGACCAGAGTCTTGA
- the LOC103705892 gene encoding ubiquitin-like domain-containing protein CIP73 isoform X3, translating to MADETLNEGTSSSQPTGESSESTIEINIKTLDSQIYTFRVNKDMSVPMLKEKVANAIGIPVEQQRLIFRGKVLKDNHLLSEYHLEDGHTLHLVVRQPVQAQPASGAASEDSARNSGNQGSDPTGNAPRNRAGQVSHSVVLGSVNISDQGEGMITDISRLIGAVLHSLGGGILSPAAGGAGNNSSAAVPPGPDTEGTQNTSSRSQPGNPVQPGFTVLNHPFQIPQFSPAGAFLRQRVIPDSLTTLSDFISRMELVLQNSGSQSSAPTNARDLPRSDDPSLNLRGLPTPEMLCSVVEQAQQLLRGSASSALSQFAANLERGRTSTDPLVRSQIQTEAMHVGTSMQHLGSMLLELGRTMMMLRMGQSPAESFVNAGPAVYISSTGPNPIMVQPFPQQMSSFLGVSPPPSVGGVSGPFGVGDPSRNINIHIHAGTSVAPGVSSAGTMASSEGINGGRQGVEQASQNVNGSGDSASVRGLPARTVVAAIPARSSAETAGHVLSVIYPVHMRSQASVSIPSASSQGSHPSMSGGTQPNAAIVIPRPSPESASIPAAVAQVNARVATASGQGSSSPSLQSTDTRDSQPISSGAQPITASSFSQTSSETDTIARLVTRIGTQIANALSGSAQGNNSSSLSMQQINATSATEGPQLGESANIGDANESCPANSVHDTGDCDNSGSVESQVPDIGMTKGEGKQLQQEGHDLPDIAGPSGSFAIQKPSTSNSAGDLTICQPSDTPSSKSVDKSSEKNSESSATIHASRSSQDGESGRPAPLGLGLGGLQPKRRTRPAKPTKKDGISRDTPSADQNQQSVARGQQVLRSLVSQGSDTIGVNANGSSGPLSSVLGQVMNSMPLGEQGARQQVDAGDMMSHVLQSPAFGSLLTGVAERSGVGSPGDLRNMLEMCTQNPVIRNTMNDIVQQVDGQDQDLGGMLSGLGRGQGGIDFSRMIQQMLPAVSQVLGRGSTLSNPANGVRSEPQCNDGRTIGDDTLDSRNSQIDLCQARGRIEQHDSAENIFHAVLESAGNLFDGENNYEALVEELGNNVEFSKEYMEMLRRNIRQRLETESRPES from the exons ATGTCAGTGCCGATGttaaaggagaaggtagcaAATGCGATTGGCATTCCTGTGGAGCAGCAGCGGCTGATATTTAGGGGAAAAGTTTTGAAGGATAATCATCTCCTCTCTGAATACC ATCTGGAAGATGGACATACACTGCATTTGGTTGTCAGGCAGCCAGTCCAGGCACAACCTGCTTCTGGGGCAGCGTCTGAGGATAGTGCTCGCAATAGCGGAAACCAAg GAAGTGATCCTACTGGCAATGCACCTCGTAACAGGGCTGGACAAGTTTCGCACAGTGTTGTTCTTGGGAGTGTCAATATTTCTGACCAAGGGGAAGGGATGATTACTGATATTAGCCGG CTTATTGGGGCAGTTCTGCATTCTTTGGGAGGGGGGATCCTGTCTCCTGCTGCTGGAGGAGCTGGCAACAACTCATCTGCTGCT GTCCCTCCAGGTCCTGATACAGAAGGAACGCAAAATACTAGCAGCAGAAGCCAGCCTGGCAACCCAGTACAACCAGGATTTACAGTTCTCAATCATCCATTTCAAATACCTCAATTTTCACCAGCAGGGGCATTCTTACGACAAAGG GTTATTCCTGATTCGTTGACAACCCTCTCGGATTTCATAAGCCGCATGGAACTAGTATTGCAAAACAGTG GTTCTCAGTCATCCGCACCTACCAATGCTCGTGATCTGCCGAGATCTGATGATCCATCTTTGAACTTACGAGGATTGCCAACTCCTGAGATGTTGTGTTCGGTTGTGGAGCAAGCACAGCAACTTCTTAGAGGCAGTGCATCAAGTGCACTTTCT CAATTTGCGGCAAATCTGGAAAGAGGGAGGACTTCTACTGATCCATTAGTGCGGAGTCAGATTCAGACTGAAGCAATGCATGTAGGAACATCAATGCAGCATTTAGGTTCTATGCTTTTGGAGCTTGGTCGTACCATGATGATGCTTCGTATGGGCCAATCCCCG GCCGAGTCTTTTGTTAATGCTGGACCAGCAGTATATATATCTTCAACTGGACCAAATCCTATAATGGTTCAG CCTTTTCCTCAACAAATGAGCTCGTTTCTAGGGGTTTCCCCACCCCCTTCAGTTGGTGGAGTTTCAGGTCCATTTGGTGTTGGAGATCCTTCCAGAAACATCAACATCCATATTCATGCTG GGACTTCTGTTGCGCCTGGTGTATCATCTGCTGGTACCATGGCAAGTTCCGAAGGCATTAATGGAGGACGCCAAGGTGTGGAACAAGCAAGCCAAAATGTGAATGGTTCAGGTGATTCAGCTTCAGTGCGAGGATTGCCAGCAAGAACAGTTGTTGCTGCTATTCCAGCACGTTCTTCTGCTGAGACTGCGGGCCACGTCCTCAGTGTTATTTATCCTGTTCATATGAGGTCTCAGGCATCAGTCTCTATCCCTTCAGCCTCCTCTCAAGGTTCACATCCATCCATGAGTGGTGGAACACAACCCAATGCGGCAATTGTTATTCCCCGACCTTCTCCAGAATCTGCTAGTATTCCTGCTGCTGTAGCACAGGTAAATGCACGTGTTGCCACTGCATCTGGTCAGGGCTCCTCATCTCCAAGTTTGCAATCTACTGATACTCGAGATTCTCAACCAATTAGTAGTGGAGCACAACCTATTACAGCTAGTTCATTTTCACAGACTTCTTCAGAAACAGATACCATTGCTAGGCTTGTTACACGGATAGGTACACAGATAGCCAATGCACTTTCTGGCAGTGCTCAAGGAAACAACTCATCATCTTTGAGCATGCAACAGATTAACGCAACATCTGCAACGGAAGGACCTCAACTAGGTGAATCAG CAAACATAGGTGATGCTAACGAGAGTTGCCCGGCTAATAGTGTTCATGATACTGGAGATTGTGACAATAGTGGTTCTGTTGAATCACAAGTTCCTGATATTGGCATGACAAAAGGTGAAGGGAAGCAG CTCCAACAAGAAGGCCACGATCTTCCTGACATTGCGGGACCTAGTGGAAGCTTCGCCATCCAGAAACCATCAACTAGTAATAGTGCAGGAGACCTCACAATCTGCCAACCTAGCGATACTCCATCAAGTAAATCAGTGGATAAATCTTCAGAGAAAAATTCAGAGTCTTCTGCAACTATCCATGCTTCAAGGTCAAGTCAGGATGGTGAGAGTGGTAGGCCTGCTCCCTTGGGTCTAGGGCTTGGAGGCTTGCAACCTAAG AGGCGAACTAGGCCAGCAAAGCCTACAAAGAAAGATGGAATATCCCGTGACACACCTTCAGCTGATCAGAATCAGCAATCTGTTGCCAGGGGCCAACAGGTTTTGCGTTCTCTTGTTTCTCAGGGCTCTGATACAATCGGAGTAAATGCAAATGGCTCCTCTGGTCCATTGTCCAGTGTCCTTGGTCAGGTGATGAATAGCATGCCTTTGGGAGAGCAAGGTGCTAGGCAGCAAGTTGATGCTGGCGACATGATGTCTCATGTCCTTCAGAGCCCTGCTTTTGGCAGTCTCCTGACAGGTGTAGCTGAACGTTCAGGGGTTGGTTCCCCTGGTGATTTGAGAAACATGTTGGAGATGTGTACTCAGAACCCTGTGATTAGAAATACGATGAATGACATTGTACAACAGGTAGATGGACAAGACCAAGATCTTGGAGGCATGCTTTCAGGGCTGGGGAGGGGCCAAGGTGGTATTGACTTTTCAAGAATGATTCAACAAATGTTGCCTGCTGTATCACAAGTTCTTGGTAGGGGGTCAACACTCTCTAACCCTGCTAATGGTGTGCGATCTGAACCTCAGTGTAATGATGGTAGGACTATTGGAGATGATACGTTGGACAGCAGAAATTCTCAG ATTGATCTCTGTCAAGCCCGTGGAAGAATTGAACAACATGATTCTGCTGAAAATATCTTCCATGCTGTGCTTGAAAGTGCGGGCAATCTGTTTGATGGAGAGAACAATTATGAAGCCCTTGTTGAAGAACTTGGCAATAATGTGGAGTTCAGCAAG gaGTACATGGAGATGTTGCGCCGTAACATCCGTCAGAGGCTAGAAACAGAGTCCAGACCAGAGTCTTGA